Proteins encoded by one window of Clostridium bornimense:
- a CDS encoding L-lactate dehydrogenase codes for MSRTKISIIGAGAVGSTTAYALTLAGLASELVIVDINKDKAEGEAMDIADGGAFVKPVEVRSGDYEDTKDSNIVVITAGAAQQPGETRLDLVGKNYRIFSSIIPQVTKYSPNAILLVVSNPADVLAYITYKLSGFPKERVIGSGTVLDTSRLRTELADHFGIDARNVHTYIMGEHGDSEVATWSITNIAGMSIQEYCDSHCQTCEDTLKEEIHHKVVRAAYEIINRKGATFYAIGVAVKRIVEAILRDENSILTVSALLEGEYGVEDIYLGVPCIVGSTGVKQVLNIPLAKDELELFQSSAKTLKSVLQNAEKEFNANK; via the coding sequence ATGAGCAGAACTAAAATTTCTATCATTGGAGCTGGAGCAGTTGGTTCAACTACTGCATACGCATTAACTTTAGCTGGATTAGCTTCTGAACTAGTTATCGTTGACATCAATAAGGATAAAGCTGAAGGTGAAGCTATGGATATAGCTGATGGTGGTGCTTTTGTTAAGCCTGTTGAAGTTAGAAGTGGAGACTATGAAGACACTAAAGACTCAAACATCGTTGTTATTACAGCTGGTGCTGCACAACAACCTGGTGAAACTAGACTAGATCTTGTTGGAAAGAACTACAGAATATTCTCAAGTATTATTCCACAAGTTACAAAATATAGTCCTAATGCAATTTTATTAGTTGTATCTAACCCTGCTGATGTATTAGCTTACATCACTTATAAACTTTCTGGATTCCCTAAAGAAAGAGTTATAGGTTCAGGTACTGTTTTAGATACATCTAGATTAAGAACTGAACTTGCTGATCATTTTGGTATCGATGCTAGAAACGTTCACACTTACATCATGGGTGAACATGGTGATTCAGAAGTTGCAACTTGGAGTATTACAAACATAGCTGGTATGAGCATCCAAGAATACTGCGATTCACATTGCCAAACTTGTGAAGACACATTAAAAGAAGAAATACATCATAAAGTTGTAAGAGCAGCTTACGAAATCATCAATAGAAAGGGTGCTACTTTCTATGCTATAGGTGTAGCTGTTAAGAGAATAGTAGAAGCTATCTTAAGAGATGAAAATTCTATTTTAACTGTTTCAGCTTTACTTGAAGGTGAATATGGTGTTGAAGATATATATCTTGGAGTACCTTGTATCGTAGGATCTACTGGAGTTAAGCAAGTACTTAACATTCCATTAGCTAAAGACGAATTAGAATTATTCCAATCATCTGCTAAGACATTAAAATCTGTTTTACAAAATGCAGAAAAAGAATTTAATGCAAACAAATAA
- a CDS encoding aminotransferase class IV, translating to MECSSEYFVLNNETKSKDKFDERYIYQGKSVYEVIKVKKGIPMFLEDHMDRVLLTLKLKKLELFISIEEIISRIMKLIAINDIKNGNIKVILNYNKDDKNFITYFIRHSYPTEQQYREGVETILYYAERKDPNSKIIDIDLRKAVNEEIKNNNVYEALLVNKENFITEGSRSNIFFIIDNKIITSPIESVLPGITRKWIFNICRELSVDIIERKVSVEELGKFQGVFMTGTSPDALPISKVNDIIYNSSNERLMKIIMKKFQDETEKYIEKRS from the coding sequence ATGGAGTGTAGCTCTGAATATTTCGTATTAAATAATGAAACAAAGAGTAAAGACAAATTTGATGAAAGATATATTTATCAAGGAAAGTCTGTATATGAAGTTATAAAAGTAAAAAAGGGAATTCCTATGTTTCTAGAGGATCATATGGATAGAGTGTTATTGACGTTAAAATTGAAGAAGTTAGAATTATTTATATCTATTGAAGAAATAATATCAAGAATTATGAAATTGATCGCTATTAATGATATTAAAAATGGAAATATAAAAGTTATACTAAATTATAATAAAGATGATAAAAATTTTATAACTTATTTTATAAGGCATAGTTATCCTACTGAACAGCAATATAGAGAGGGAGTTGAAACTATTTTATATTATGCTGAGAGAAAGGATCCAAATTCAAAGATAATAGATATAGATTTAAGAAAAGCTGTAAATGAAGAAATTAAAAATAATAACGTATATGAAGCTTTATTAGTTAACAAAGAAAATTTCATAACAGAAGGAAGTAGAAGTAATATATTTTTTATTATAGATAATAAAATTATTACGTCGCCTATAGAGAGTGTTCTTCCTGGTATTACAAGAAAATGGATATTTAATATATGTAGAGAATTATCTGTAGATATAATAGAAAGAAAAGTGTCAGTAGAGGAACTTGGGAAATTCCAAGGAGTATTTATGACAGGTACGTCTCCAGATGCTTTACCAATAAGCAAAGTAAATGATATCATTTATAATTCAAGTAATGAAAGACTTATGAAAATAATTATGAAAAAATTTCAAGATGAGACAGAAAAATACATAGAAAAAAGGAGTTGA